The DNA window GGCGTTTCTACGCCCTGACGATACAGCCGACTTTATTCGGGGGCGCGTCACTGGTGCGCGACTGGGGGCGAATTGGCTGCCGTGGTCAAACGATGATGGAAACGTTTGAAAACCCGGCCGACGCCGCCAGTGCCCTCAAGCGAATTGAGTGCATCAAGAGACGGCGAGGATATCGGGATACAAATAGACGCGTTGAATAGTCGGTGCACCGATGGGGGTGGGGGTGCTATTCCCGGGGACCCGCGAATGAGCGCCTCACCTGCTGGCGAGGGCCTCATCTCAACCGCTCAATCGCGGTTGCCGTTGGGACGGGACCAGATCAGCTGCAGGCCCTCTTCGCCTTCCTCCTCAACCAGGGTGGCGTAGATTGGAGCCGGGAAGTTCGGGTCGTCCAGCTTGATCGAGAGGTAGCCGCGTTTGGTCAGCTTCTGCCAAGCGGCACCCAGCTCCACTGCATTTGAGTAGATGAAGGGGCTTGCGTTGATTGAGGTAGCGGTCGCGAAAGTCTGAGTTCGACCAGACCCGGCAAAGCGGTCGTGCTTTACCTCAGTGCGCGCGGCGCTGCGAGACGAAGGCGGCCAGTTCGTCTCGCCTCTTCGGTTGGGTCCGCTAATGGAAGCGACCTCGATCACGACCGGCTATCTCGTCTTATCCGGCAGCGCTGCCATCATCCTGGCGGCTCTGCTTGTGCTGTGCCGCGAAACCAGGTCAGCACCAAGCATCGATGAAGTTTGAGTGCTCGGCTCCGCGCCGGTCCACGGATGTTTTCGAAGTTGATCATCTTTGTCTCCGCCACTAAGCAGACTGATTTTTTGCGCGGTGAGTTGCGGCGAATTGGGCATACCAATCAAGCACCTGAGGGTCTCGCATTGAGCCTCGGCTTGCAGCGGATTCGGGCGGTACACCCAGAAGAAGCTTGCGGATCGGCACCTCCATTTTCTTGGAGGTTATCGTGTAGGGAATGTCGGGCGCCTCGACGATCACGTCCGGTACGTGGCGCGGGCTTCGATCGGTGCGCAGGCAGGATTTGATCGAGGCGATGAGATCTTCCGTCAGTTCTGTGCCCGGCTTCAGCCGCACGAACAGGGGCATGAAGTATCCGCCGTCCGGCTTTTCTATGCAGACGATCAGGCTGTCTTCGATCTCGGCAATCGTGTCGAGCGTGCGGTAGATTTCCGCAGAGCCAATGCGTACGCCATAACGATTGAGCGTTGCGTCGGAGCGTCCGTGAACAAAGCATCCGCCGCGCTGATTGATCGTAATGGAATCGCCATGCCGCCAGATCCCGGGATAGGTATCGAAGTAGGACGACTTATACTTTTCAAAGTCGCGATCGCCCCAAAGATAAAGCGGCATCGACGGCATCGGTTTTCTGACGACGAGTTCGCCGGGCTCACCAATTACCTCCTCGCCGCGTTCGTCGAATGCGCGTACATCCGCACCAAGCGTTCTTGCCTGGATTTCTCCGGCGAAGACGGGAAGCGTGGGGGAGCCGCCCACCAGACCGGAGCAGAACTCGGTACCACCTGACTGGGAGGTGACCCACAGGTCGGACTTCACGTTTTCATAGGCCCAGGCGAAGGTCTCGGGCGTTGCCGGCGAGCCGACCAGAAACAGGTTCTCGAGCGCAGACAAATCATACTTGTCTTTCGGAACGATGCCCTGCTTCTGCATGGTCATAACAAAGGTCGGGCTTGTGCCGAGGGTCTGGGCTTTGGTGCGCGCGGCGAGATCGAACACGAAATCAGGTGTGGGATACGCCGGATGCCCGTCGTAAAGAACCGCTTCGGCGTTCATGAGCGGCGCCCACATCAGCGTGTTCCACACCATCCACCCGGTGGTGGAGTAGAAATACATCGCGCGGCCAGGCTTGAGATTGAGATGAAAGGCCGCTGATTTGTAGTGCTCGAGCAGGATTCCGAGATGGCCGTGAACAATTGGCTTGGGCAGGCCGGTCGTACCGGATGAAAACAAGATCCAGAGCGGGTGCTCGCCGGAGACATATTCGAAGGTGAAGTCTTCGGCGGCGACATCGGGCCCGGCTAAAAGCGTGTTCCAGGCGAGAACATCGGGTTTCATTTCAGGCGCGGGAGCGTCCCGGTTGAGATAGTCCAGCCAGACGACCGTCTTCACGCTCGGCAATGCTGCGACGATTTCAGCGATCTCCGCGCTGCGATCGAAATCTTTGCCGCCATACCGATATCCGTCCCCCACCAACAGGAGCTTCGGTGAAATCTGCGAGAAGCGGTCCACTACGGTCTTGGAACCGAATTCCGGCGCGGCGGCGGACCACACGGCCCCGATGGCCGTGGTCGCAAGCATTGCAATCACGGCTTCCGGAATGTTTGGCAAGTAAGCCGCGACGCAATCACCGGGCCGAATGCCAAGATCACGAAATTGCTGGGCGAGTTTACGAACAGACGCACCGAGTTCGATCCAGCTCATCTGTGCCAGCGGACGAAGCTCGGACATGTGGCGGAGAACAGGGCGCTCGGGGTCGCCGTTGCTCTCATGACGAAGAACGTGTTCGGCGTAGTTGACGCGTGCGCCTTCGAACCAGATGGCTCCGGGCATGTCGCGGGAGGAGAGCACTTGTTTGTAGGGCGTCACCGAGTGAATTTCGAAATAGTCCCAGATGCTGAGCCAAAACTGCTCAGGTTCGGCAACCGACCAGGACCAAAGGGCCTCATAATCGTCGAAGGTCAATCCGCGCTCGTCGTCGAGCCACGACATGAACTTCGAAATATTCGAGCTTTCGACAAACTCGCGGCTCCCTTCCCAGAGAAGCTCCCCAGCCTGAACCATTCCATCCTCCCGCGCTGCGCGTCACCGACCGACTTAAGACCGGGTCATGTCCCGTTATCGTCAGCCTGCCCGCATAAATTCACTAGACAGTGTACAACAAATCATTGTACGTTGTACATGAATAGTATCAAGTGATGAGCAGATCGGTCAACATGTCACTGACAAATCTTGCGAATGCGTCGCGGCCGCCCGCGAACAGGTCGAAGAAGTCGCGTTTGCGAGCAGAAACGTCTTCGAGAATGAACCCGACGGGCGCCTTGCAGAACGACGAGCGCGCTTGGCGGATCCTGGATTTGAGAACGCGCGTATCGTGTCGGCCGGCTCCGAAGCGACAGAGACCCTTATCAATATGACGCGGCAACTTGCCGTCGTTCGGGGTCAAGGGACCCGATGGACGGTGCCTTCCCCTAACCCAAGCTATCACGGCACCTCACTCGGCGCGGTTGCCGTGACAGGCGCCCCGGACAGCGAAGCTATCTGCCCACCTGTGAGGCGCATCATGCCCAAGGCTCTCAGGTCTCTCTCCTATCGCGTTCCGGAGTACGTAACCGACAGTTACGCAGACCACGGCGCGAACGTGCTGGAGCAACTCACTCTCGACGAGGGCAAGGAATCCATTCCTTCCTTGATCCTGGAGCCGGTTGGCGGACTGGCAACGGGGGGGCTTGTAGGAACCGCCGGATTTTACAAAGCCCTACGGGATATCTGCGACCGTAATGGCTTTCCGCTCTACGTCCGGCGGGCGGACGCGTGATGTTGCGTAGGTTCCCAGGCAACGACGTGCGCGGAACAACACTCGGCTTTATCGGTCTGGGCGCATTTGGTCGTTTCGCAGCCCGGCATCTGGCGCCCCATTTCCAAACGGTTTTCTATGACCCGGAGGTCCGCGATCTGCCCGCACCCCTCAAATATTGGGTGGAGCCTGCGAGCATCGCAGAGGTGGCCGCCAGCGATATTGTCGTTTTGGCCATGCCGGTGCAGCATTTATCCGACGTGGTGCGCGCGATCACGCCGCTGCTGCGGCCGGGGACCCTCGTTCTGGATGTTTGTTCGGTCAAATCCGAGCCTCTGGACATCCTCTCGGGACTACCTGCCCATGTCGACATAGTGGGGACCCATCCGGTATTCGGTCCGCAAAGCGGCAAACGTGGAATAACCGGGCTTCCGATTGCCCTTGTCCCGCTACGCGGGCATCGCACCCATATCGTCAAAAGATTCCTTCGGGAGAATTTGGGTCTGCACGTCGTTGTCACCACCGCCGAAGAACATGATCGCCAAATGGCCAGTGTTCAGGGTCTCACACATTTGATTGCCAAGGTGATGCTGGCCATGCCGCAGAAAGATATATGGCTCAAAACCGCCACCTACGAGCATCTGGAAGCCATGCTGGACATGCTACGGCATGATTCAGACGACCTCTTTCGCGCCATTTGCGGACACAACCCCTACGTTGGAGATGTTGTCAAAGGGTTCTTTGAAGCCGTGGAAGACGTCTCTGATCGCCTTGGCGTAAAGGTAACCGGGGATAGTCCACTCCACAGCGAGGGCATACGCGCGATTGGGCAGACTTTATTGCGATAAGCGGACCTCAAGACCATCCACAACAGCCTGGATGAAGGTTTCGAACCCTGAATCGAGTGGCGAGAAGGCACCGTTCTGCCAACGTAGAATGAAGGCTTTGTTCGCGAAATTTCCAGCGTTTCGCGCCAGTATGGGATGTCGGGTGTCGTCTACCGATGCGACCACATTTTGCATGGCTGCCGCCCAATCGTCGGCCTCCTCCTTGGGCACCATCGAGAATTCCTGGGTGGTGAACCCGACCATTGTCGCGATGACCGCGTTGAAAACGGCAAGCAGGTCGTCGTCGGCAAAGCCGGCTTTGGAGAGTGTGCGCAAGATGCTCTCGATCATGTCGAGGTCTACACTCGCGTTGGAAACCAGTTGCACACCGATCAGGGGCGCGACGTTGGGATGCACGCGAATGGCTTGTCGATAGTTCCGGAACAATTGTTTGAGCCATTCTTTCCAATCGTCCTGCTCCTCGGGAACAATACCTCCCAGGACTCGCGAAATCATTTCCGTGATTACGGCATTACGGCTGGGGACATGCCAATAGATCGCCGTGGGATAGACCCCCAGTTCCTTGGCCAGGTTGCGCATGCTGAAGCTCTCAAGATCGGTCGTGTCTATCAGCTTGAGCGCAGCTTCAATCACCGCTTCCTTGGTCAGACCCGGTGTCTCCGAGTTGCCTTTGCGCTTCTTCGGTGTTCGGCGCTGCCTGCCAACGACTGAGTGACTCAACGATACGACCTCCATTTTCCGCTCTTATAGTACATCGTACAGGGCTTGGAAACGTTCGAGGACGCGTCGTCGAGCAACTGTATCGCCGGACCAACGGCCAAGCGCCCTTGCAAGCTGCGCGCAAATTCCTCTGACAGGCTATTTGCCAATCCGCGTCCCTCCACAGTTTATTGTACGTTGTTATTGAACATGGTTCAACCAAGAGAAAAGCTGATCATGAAACCTATTGCCTTGGCTGTGGGGTATTGCCGAGTTGTCTGCGGCTTGACCGGTTCGTCCGGCCTACCCGCGATGTGTCCAATCTCGTTCACGTGCTTGACGAAAAAGGCGCATTCCTCTGTGTCCTTGACCCAGAAGTGACAACAGCCGAATTCATGGGACGGATGGTGGTCCCCATTCGCGGCAGGGATGCTGACATCGACTCGGCGAAGGGCGAAGGCGTTTACAAAGGGCGCAAGAAAAACATCGATGACGCCGAAATCCGAAAGCGGATCGCCGCAGGTGCAACGACGGCTCAAGTTGCCCGTGATCTGCAGGTTTCCGGGATGACCCTATACCGCGCTCTGTCGGTTCAGGTAGCCAAATCAGAATCCGCTTGAAACCGGGCTCCCTATCCGTTCTTCGAGTTGGCTGAAATCGCAGCTTCAGGCCGACTGGGCCTAGAGCCAATTATCAGTTTCCGGCCGATGCGACGCGCGTCGGCGCGCAATTCACTGGCTCTTGCAGATCCGTATGCGGGAGCCGAATGAAGCGACCACTCCATACCTGCCCAAGCGTTATAGAAGAATAATTATATGTATTAATCCATACATTACATTAATGTTATTTTTCACAAGAGAATAGATTAACTGGAATTTCAGAAGTTTTCTGAAATAATCGAGTGGAAACCATAGTATTGTTATAAATAACTATGATTCCTCTCAGATACTCAAAGTAGAAAACAGAATCAGAACAACCAGGGGACAAAAGGACATGCTCAAAGGAACTACATTGGCGGTTGGAATTGCCGCATTCTCAATCTCCGCCGCATTCGGTCAGACTTGGAATGTCGACAAGTGGACACCTGCGTATGATTTCTCAAACCCGCCACAAGATGCGAGTTATTCAGCGCTTGGGAAGGCGTCCAAAAAGTGGAACCTTTGCGTCATTTTTCCGCATCTCAAAGACCCCTATTGGGTCGCAACAAACTACGGTGTTGTTTCGCAGGCGCAGAAAATTGGCGTGGCCGTCGATCTTTACGAGGCAGGAGGATATCCCAATCTCGAAAAGCAAAAGCAGCAATTGATGGACTGTGCCGACGGAAATTACGACGCAATTCTATTGGGTACTGTATCGTACGATCAGATGACACCAACAGTCGTCGAAGCATCCAAGAAGAAGCCTGTTTTTGCGACCGTAAATGCGATTTTGCCCGATGGGATATCAGGAATGGCCGCGGTCGATTGGCACGATATGGGCCGCGCGGCCGGCCGATATTTCTCTGAAACTTACCCCACGGGATCAGCCGCCGCCAAGGTCGCTTGGCTGCCTGGACCGGAAACTGCGGGATGGGTAAAGTTCACAGACAAGGGGTTCCGGGAAGTCGTCAAGGATTCTTCTATTGAATTGGTCGCCGTCAAGTACGGCGATACCGGTAAGGACATTCAACAAAAGCTTGTTGAAGACGTTCTCGACGAACATCCTGACCTGGACTATATCGCCGGAAACGCGGTCGCAATTGAAGTTGCGATGAGTGTGGTGCGGCAAAGGGGTCTGAAAGACCAGGTGAAACTGGTCTCGGATTATTTCACCCCGGCCATTTATCGCGGAATTCGTCGCGGCTTGATCTCAAGCGCTCCGACAGACAGCGCGGCGTTGCAGGGGGTGATTTCGGTCGACCAGGCCGTTCGGTCTCTTGAAGGTTCTGTAGAAGCTGACCACGTTGGTCCCGCGATTTTCAACGTCAACAAAGACAATGTGAAATCCTTCGCGCTGGAAGAATCGCTCGCCCCCTCCGACTTCAAGCCGACATTCAAAGTCGACTGAGCCGACATAAAGACAAAGGAGCGTGACGCACGCTCCTTTCTCCGCACAATTTGGGGGTGAATATGAAGGGTCTAACCGTAAGAACCGGCCTGCTGGTGGCATTTGGTGTCGTCACCGCAATGGTCCTCGTTTCATCGGGAACGGGGATGTTTGCATTGCGTTCCATGAACAAGGAACAGGCATCCGTCCTCGACGTCGATATGCCTTCGTCGGAGGCGGCAAAAGACCTCTACGTGAACGGCATCTTGCTTACCAACATGACCGGTATGTTGGATCAGGCACAGAACCTTGAAGAGATTTCCGGCATTGAAGCCTCTCTTCAAGATGCGATGTCAAAAGCCAACGGTGCCTTGAACAAGTTGGGGGAACTTGGCGGTCAGCATGAAGCGAATTCCAACTTGGCGGCAGAAATTGAAGACCTGACCGGAAAACTGAAAACGTACACCGAACTCACCAGGGCGCGTATAACTCTAAGTAATGATAGTAATTTGGTTGAAGAAGAAATAAATTCACACGCGAAAGATCTAATGGACCTTTCTGAAACGCTTGTCGCGAATTCGAAGTCCAGCGTGACAAACTCGGTGTCTACATTGTACGATATCGTTGAAGACAGCAATAATATTGACGCTGTTTTTGCCACTCTCGATGATTTGCTGGACATCAAACTGTTTTACTCGGACGCCATGACAAGCTTCAAGGCGAACGCCCTCGCCGTAGAGCATAGTATTGGTCTGGTGAAGAGCGCACAATCGATTGAAGCGCTGGAGCAGGCCGACAAACAGGTTGAAGCCTTGCTCGTATCTCTGGGCCGGAATGCAGCTAAAATTGATGATCCCGACCGGAAGAAACAGGCCTTGGAAGTTTTGTCTGCAATCCAACCCTTGATGGACAATGGACTGGAAAAGAGCTTTTACTCCATCAATGTCGATCGTATCGAAACGAAAGACGAGATGGCTGCCCTTAAGGCGGGTTTACAAAAAAGCACCAAAGAACTTGAAGAAGCCGTTGTAAATACTGTCGAGACATCCAAGGACAACATCTCCACGGCCAAATCCGATATGACACGACTGACGTCGTTCGCTTTCATGTTGATGATCGTGCTGTCAATCGCATCGGTGATCCTTTCCGCGTCGATCGGCTTCTTCTACGTTGAAAGGCGTGTCGTTAGACGGTTGGTGGCACTGAATCATACCACCCTTTCCTTGTCGCAAGGTGATTTGGGAGCCGTTGTCCCTAAAGTCAGTCGTGATGAAATCGGTCAGATGGCATCCGCCTTGCAGGTATTCAAAGACAACGCGATTGAAGCCGAAAACTTGCGACATCAGCAGTCGGAAGCGAACAAGGTTGAACAGAAACGTCAGAATGACATTTCCAATCTCATCTCCGACTTTGAGAGCAACATCGCAAATTTGATGGAGCAAGCGCAAAATACCGCGAACAGTTTGCGCGAGACTGCCGATGGGCTTGGAAATGTGGCCGAGATGACGACGGAAAAATCAAGCAGTGCATTTGGATCGTCTGAAGAAGCCGCTCAGAACGTTCAGGCGGTCGCAGCAGCTGCCGAGGAGCTATCACAATCGATCAATGAAATACGACAGCAAATCAGGACGACGGGTGAAGTCATTCTACAAGCCGATCAAGACGTAACCACGGCCAATGGCGAAATTGTCGGACTGGCAAACACCGTCGAACGTATCGGAGACGTTGTAAATATTATTACCGATATCGCGGCGCAAACAAACCTCCTTGCGCTTAACGCGACGATCGAGGCCGCACGTGCAGGCGAAGCGGGTAAAGGGTTTGCCGTTGTCGCCACTGAAGTCAAGGCGTTGGCCGACCAGACGTCAAAGGCGACAAGTGAAATCGCTGAACAGATATCCGCGATTCAAGGTTCTACCAGCAACGCGGTCGCTGCAATCGAAAAGATTTCTGCAACCATGAATTCCGTGCGTGACTACTCTGCTGCAATCGCCTCCTCTGCTGAACAGCAAAGTTCGGCGACAAACGAAATTTCGCGAAATGTTCAGGAGGCCGCTCGAGGGACGACGATCGTTGCCACAAACATTCAAAATGTGTCGACGTCGGCCGAAGAAACGAAACAATCCTCAGAACTTGTGAAATCCGCCTCACTCGAGGTTTCGACGACGGCTGATGAGATAAATCAGAATATCAGCAAGTTCCTCAAGTCGGTGCGGGCTGCTTGAGTCATATGAGACCTGTGCGCGGGTTGGTCCGGACGGCCTCTTCAATCGTGTTTCGCTCAATCTGCTGCAAGGGATTGAGGTGAAGCGTGTGGGGCTTGCCGCGAGCAGATCGTTCTGTTCGCGGACGCTCCACTGACCAGCAAAGGTCGAAGCCCTTCTTGAGCCACAACATGGTCTCGAAGCCGGCAACACCGCAGCCCCTACCTCTGAAGAGACAACGCCTCCACAGGTGCTGCGGAGGCGTTGCATTCCGATTGGAGCATGTCGCGTTCATTCGAATTCACGTGACATGGTCTATCCGTTTCTGACGCACGTCTTGTTGCGAAAAACCGGTCCACTTTTTCGCGACGTGCTCTATTGGATCGAATTTGACATTTGAGTCCCGCCTGCGGCTTGCCTCGAATTCAAATTTCAAATTCAAAAGATCCACTAGAAACATATATTTAGCTAGTAGTTTTGAAGATTCCAACATTTGCAAAGTAAGTCGCCGCACGGGGATGCAAATGTTGGAATCAAACCACCAGGGATCGTTGGTTACTTGGCCGGATAGCTGGCCGCTTTCTCACGCAGCTCTTTGATCCGGTCCTGGGAGATGCCCTCCAGAAGGCCGGCCATGTCGGCGGTGGCGTCCTTGAAGGTCGCCAGCTCTTCTGGAGTCGGCTCGTAGACCTTGATGCCGGCGGCATCAAGGTCTACGCGGTGCTTCGCCTCTGCGGTCTCGACGAAGTCAAAGACCTCGGCCAGCGCCTTGATCGAAGCCTCGTTCAGTTGCGCCTGTTGCTCTGCCGACAGGCTGTCCCACCAGGTGGTGGAGGCAAGCGCAAGGCGTGCGGACATGATGACCTTGGCGTCGGTGAAGTTGGTGAAGAGGTCGGCCTGGCCGAAGGCCAGCGGCACGACGGCCGCGTTGACATAGCCGTCAGCGATGCCGGTCTGGATCGCGTTCGGCACTTCGGAGAAAGGAATGACCACGCCGCTAGCGCCCATCATCTCGAACATCTTCAGTTGGTTCGGATCAAGCGCACGCATGCGCAGGTCCGACATGTCGGCCACCGACTTCACTTCATGCTTGTTGTTGAAGATACCCAACTGCCCGCCCGAGGGAACGATGGCAAGGATGCGCATGCCGTCAGCCGCCAGCTTCTCGTTCACCTCGTCCAAATAGCCGGACTGGGTGAAGAAGTTGAATACCTGCCGCGAGGACGCGAAAGTATAGGGAAGCTGCATGACACGCATTTCCGGGACGAACTGGTTCGCCACGGCATAGTTCGACATTGAAACGTCGAGGATGCCGGCGCGGATCTGGTCCAGGCGCTCGTCTTCGCCGCCGATCGAATCGCGCGGGAATTCCTCGGTCTTCCAGCCCATTTCCTTAAGCTGGCCCAGCATGTTGTCGACGTAGCGATAGGTTGCCTGCTTGTCACGGTCGGGCGTGGCATCCAGCGCGACGCCAATGGACTGTGCATGGACAGCACCGACCAGCCCGCTGGTAAGGACCATGGCGGCGATGGTGGGAAGAATAAATTTTTTCACTGGTCACTCCTTCATGTTGGATTCGATTTCTTCTGCGTAGGACGTCTCGCGGGCGAGGACGTTCGGCGAGATCAGAGCGCCGAGGCCGGCCAGCCCGTGCAGCAGGATCAGCCCCACAGCCACCGGCAGCGCCGAGGCCATCCATGCGGTCGAGACCTCGAGCCCCTCCGAGGTGCGACCGACCTGCCGCTCCACGTAGGGCAGCGCGAAATAGAGCACCGGCGCAAAGAAGACCCAGGACCCGATAAAGCGGGCCACGACCTGCACTTTCTGGCGCCATATCACCTGGGCCGGGGGATGCACCATGGCCGGATCGGCATGGGTATGGAACGCGCAGGAGGCGCCGAGCAGCCCGCCCCAGACCATCAGCCAGCGGGCCAGCTCCTCGGTCCAGAACGGTGGGGAGGCAAAGAGGTAGCGGGCCACGACCTGCAGCATCATCACCGCCAGCATCCCCAGGAAACAAAAGGCGGCGCCGCGGCGGGCGATCCTGTTCAGCAATCCGGAGAGGGCATAGAGCGCGTCGACGGTCTTGATCATCTTTCGCACCTTAATTGACAAAGCCGATCAGGCGGGGAAGCAGGAGGCTGATATCGGGCACGAAGGTCAGCACCGTCAGCACCACCAACTGCACCAGCAGGAAGGGGGCGGCGGCGCGGGCGATCGACCAGTAGGGCGTACCCGAGACAGTCGAGACCACCAGAAGAGCCGCGCCGAAGGGCGGCGTGACGATGCCCAAGGTCAGGTTGACCACGATCACGATCCCCAGGTGCACCGGGTCCATACCCATGGCCAGCCCCGGCGGCACCAGCAGTGGCACCAGCAGCGCCAGCGCCACGGGCACTTCAAGGAACATGCCGGCCACCAGGAAGACGGCGTTCAGCAGCAGCTGGTACTTCCAGCCCTCGAAACCGAGGTTGATCAGCATCTGCGCCAGCTTGGAGGGAATCTGCTCGATCCCTGCGAGATAGCCGAAGATCGCCACAGCCGAGAGCAGAATGAAGATCGAGCCGGACAGGATCGCCGTCCGCTCGAGGCTTTCGAACAGCTTGCCGAAGGTCATTTCGCCATAGAACACGCCGGCCAGGATCGCACAGCAGACAGCGACTCCCGCAGCCTCGGTGGGTGTCATGACGCCAAAGACGATGCCAGACAGGATGATGGCTGGGATGACGGTGGCAGGCAGCGCATAGACGAACCGGCGACCCAGTTCCCGCAGCGGGATGCGCTCGCCGCTCGGGTGGTCGTAGCGGTGCGCCATCCAGGCGTTGGCGATGAACAGCGCCAGCGCCATGAGCAGGCCCGGCAGGATACCGGCCACGAATAGCGCCGCGACCGAGGTGTTCATCAGCGCCCCGTAGAAGATCATCACGATCGAGGGCGGGATGATCGGTCCGATCACGGAGGACGCCGCGGTGATCGCCCCGGCATAGGACGCGCTGTAGCCCGCCTTGCGCATTGCCGGCACCAGCGTATTCGACACCGAGGCCG is part of the uncultured Roseibium sp. genome and encodes:
- a CDS encoding TRAP transporter substrate-binding protein yields the protein MKKFILPTIAAMVLTSGLVGAVHAQSIGVALDATPDRDKQATYRYVDNMLGQLKEMGWKTEEFPRDSIGGEDERLDQIRAGILDVSMSNYAVANQFVPEMRVMQLPYTFASSRQVFNFFTQSGYLDEVNEKLAADGMRILAIVPSGGQLGIFNNKHEVKSVADMSDLRMRALDPNQLKMFEMMGASGVVIPFSEVPNAIQTGIADGYVNAAVVPLAFGQADLFTNFTDAKVIMSARLALASTTWWDSLSAEQQAQLNEASIKALAEVFDFVETAEAKHRVDLDAAGIKVYEPTPEELATFKDATADMAGLLEGISQDRIKELREKAASYPAK
- a CDS encoding TRAP transporter small permease subunit, translated to MIKTVDALYALSGLLNRIARRGAAFCFLGMLAVMMLQVVARYLFASPPFWTEELARWLMVWGGLLGASCAFHTHADPAMVHPPAQVIWRQKVQVVARFIGSWVFFAPVLYFALPYVERQVGRTSEGLEVSTAWMASALPVAVGLILLHGLAGLGALISPNVLARETSYAEEIESNMKE
- a CDS encoding TRAP transporter large permease, with the translated sequence MAAIAILIFSIFLLLGGAVLAHLIGAASILSFVAADRLRFLAAAPQRIIAHVDLFSIMSMPLFILAGEIMNRGGVTRALLNLSMGMMARLKGGLGHVNILTSVFFAGISGSAMADAASVSNTLVPAMRKAGYSASYAGAITAASSVIGPIIPPSIVMIFYGALMNTSVAALFVAGILPGLLMALALFIANAWMAHRYDHPSGERIPLRELGRRFVYALPATVIPAIILSGIVFGVMTPTEAAGVAVCCAILAGVFYGEMTFGKLFESLERTAILSGSIFILLSAVAIFGYLAGIEQIPSKLAQMLINLGFEGWKYQLLLNAVFLVAGMFLEVPVALALLVPLLVPPGLAMGMDPVHLGIVIVVNLTLGIVTPPFGAALLVVSTVSGTPYWSIARAAAPFLLVQLVVLTVLTFVPDISLLLPRLIGFVN